Proteins encoded by one window of Esox lucius isolate fEsoLuc1 chromosome 4, fEsoLuc1.pri, whole genome shotgun sequence:
- the thg1l gene encoding probable tRNA(His) guanylyltransferase isoform X1: MFRPVRCRLPGFIKTYILTPVGRFFSCSIGMAKSKFEYVRNFETDDTCLKNCYIVVRLDGRNFHKLSELHKFLKPNDDRALGLMTRCARSVMEDMDDIIISYGQSDEYSFIFKRSSNWFKRRASKLMTHVVSQFSSSYVFYWKEYFGDQPLLYPPGFDGRVVLYPSNRNLRDYLSWRQADCHINNLYNTVFWTLVQRGGLTTTQAEDRLKGTLAADKNEIMFSEFDINYNNEPLVHRKGTALIWEKMEETVTKRVKLPNEDEKEVPVTRFRRRVSACHCDIIGDQFWEEHPDILEDDNC; this comes from the exons ATGTTTCGTCCAGTGCGGTGTAGATTACCAGGATTCATCAAGACATACATCCTCACACCAGTTGGCAGGTTTTTCAGCTGCAGTATCGGAATGGCCAAGAGCAAGTTTGAGTATGTCCGCAACTTTGAGACAGACGACACCTGTCTGAAAAACTGTTACATTGTTGTGCGTTTGGATGGGAGGAACTTTCACAA ATTATCTGAGCTGCACAAGTTCTTGAAGCCCAATGATGATAGAGCTCTGGGTCTGATGACACGCTGTGCCCGCTCTGTCATGGAAGACATGGATGACATCATCATCTCATACGGACAGAGTGACGAGTACAGCTTTATCTTCAAGAGGTCGTCCAACTGGTTCAAGAGGAGAGCCAG TAAACTGATGACCCATGTTGTGTCTCAGTTCTCCTCTTCCTACGTGTTCTACTGGAAGGAATACTTTGGGGACCAGCCCCTCCTCTATCCCCCAGGGTTTGATGGGCGGGTGGTTCTGTATCCTAGCAACCGCAACCTGCGGGACTACCTCAGCTGGAGGCAGGCAGACT GTCACATCAACAACCTGTATAACACAGTGTTCTGGACATTGGTGCAGAGAGGTGGCTTAACCACGACTCAGGCAGAGGACAGGCTAAAG ggaACATTGGCAGCAGATAAAAACGAAATCATGTTCTCCGAGTTTGATATCAACTACAACAATGAGCCTCTGGTCCACAGAAAGGGAACAGCTCTTATCTGGGAGAAG ATGGAGGAGACCGTGACTAAGCGAGTGAAGCTCCCCAACGAGGACGAGAAGGAGGTGCCAGTGACGCGCTTTAGAAGACGCGTAAGTGCTTGCCACTGTGACATAATAGGGGACCAGTTCTGGGAGGAACATCCAGACATTTTGGAAGACGACAACTGCTGA
- the thg1l gene encoding probable tRNA(His) guanylyltransferase (The RefSeq protein has 4 substitutions compared to this genomic sequence): MFRPVPCRLPGFIKTYILTPVGRFFSCSIGMAKSKFEYVRNFEADDTCLKNCYIVVRLDGRNFHKLSELHKFLKPNDDRALGLMTRCARSVMEDMDDIIISYGQSDEYSFIFKRSSNWFKRRASKLMTHVVSQFSSSYVFYWKEYFGGQPLLYPPGFDGRVVLYPSNRNLRDYLSWRQADCHINNLYNTVFWTLVQRGGLTTTQAEDRLKGTLAADKNEIMFSEFDINYNNEPLVHRKGTALIWEKMEETVTKRVKLPSEDEKEVPVTRFRRRVSACHCDIIGDQFWEEHPDILEDDNC; the protein is encoded by the exons ATGTTTCGTCCAGTGCGGTGTAGATTACCAGGATTCATCAAGACATACATCCTCACACCAGTTGGCAGGTTTTTCAGCTGCAGTATCGGAATGGCCAAGAGCAAGTTTGAGTATGTCCGCAACTTTGAGACAGACGACACCTGTCTGAAAAACTGTTACATTGTTGTGCGTTTGGATGGGAGGAACTTTCACAA ATTATCTGAGCTGCACAAGTTCTTGAAGCCCAATGATGATAGAGCTCTGGGTCTGATGACACGCTGTGCCCGCTCTGTCATGGAAGACATGGATGACATCATCATCTCATACGGACAGAGTGACGAGTACAGCTTTATCTTCAAGAGGTCGTCCAACTGGTTCAAGAGGAGAGCCAG TAAACTGATGACCCATGTTGTGTCTCAGTTCTCCTCTTCCTACGTGTTCTACTGGAAGGAATACTTTGGGGACCAGCCCCTCCTCTATCCCCCAGGGTTTGATGGGCGGGTGGTTCTGTATCCTAGCAACCGCAACCTGCGGGACTACCTCAGCTGGAGGCAGGCAGACT GTCACATCAACAACCTGTATAACACAGTGTTCTGGACATTGGTGCAGAGAGGTGGCTTAACCACGACTCAGGCAGAGGACAGGCTAAAG ggaACATTGGCAGCAGATAAAAACGAAATCATGTTCTCCGAGTTTGATATCAACTACAACAATGAGCCTCTGGTCCACAGAAAGGGAACAGCTCTTATCTGGGAGAAG ATGGAGGAGACCGTGACTAAGCGAGTGAAGCTCCCCAACGAGGACGAGAAGGAGGTGCCAGTGACGCGCTTTAGAAGACGCGTAAGTGCTTGCCACTGTGACATAATAGGGGACCAGTTCTGGGAGGAACATCCAGACATTTTGGAAGACGACAACTGCTGA